TCGCTTTGGCGTGTAATTCGCAAACAAGTGGCAAGAAAAGTGCGTCTCAAAACAGAGTAGAAAACACTAGGGGatcccaaaaaaatatatattgactCAACATGGTCAGTGCCCGAGTCCTGAATCCTGTGATGATCAGTGAGTTCTGCAAGATGAGCAGCAGCCCGGCGGTGAGTCGCAATCTGGCATGCGGTCGTCAGTTGAATCGCATAAAGCGTGACCTCTTCGGTAGCTCCAAATCCGCCGAGGGTACAGCCAACAAAACGTGAGTTTCTATAATAACAGTTGGATTTTGACCAATAGCTAACAATATATCCTCTTTAGACCCTTTAATTCCGAACTGGAGCGCCATCAAGAACTGGCCACGCAAAAATGGGGCTTTGACTTCCGCGCCGGCTGCCCTTTAGCTGAAAAATCACCCTACATTTGGGAGCGCGTCAGCTTCCAGGAGTCGAGCTTCGCCCCAGAGATGTACACCCTAACACGGGCCGCCCACGTACGCCCTTCCGCGGATGCAAGTCCTAGCGACATGGACATTTTGGTCAACGAGCGCTCAGAACGGGAGAACTTTGGCTCCAATCTGGTCAATTCCTCGCTAGAGTCGAACACGGATAATGAATCTTGTTACGACTCCCAGGACGAGTCGCTGGCAATGCGGCTTAGCTCCTCCAGCACGACAAGCACATCCTCCATAGTCCTGCGCAAGAGACAGCCAAAAATCACAGGTGAGTTTTGGGGGATGTTCTACACCATTTTGATCAGTAGAGCTTGACGGTTCCCAGGGTCAGGCTTCATTTCACTTCGATAGACGTTACAAAGTGTTTTCCCATAGCTTTCCTTTTATTCCCTGTTTATTTTCGGTTCTCAGGAGGAAGTTgagggtgttttttttttttttttaacttatcAGGCTTGTTTTGTAATCGGACTGATAcgatattatttttcaaaattatctGTAGAGTAGAGAGTATTATCTAAAAAT
The sequence above is drawn from the Drosophila melanogaster chromosome 2R genome and encodes:
- the dap gene encoding dacapo: MVSARVLNPVMISEFCKMSSSPAVSRNLACGRQLNRIKRDLFGSSKSAEGTANKTPFNSELERHQELATQKWGFDFRAGCPLAEKSPYIWERVSFQESSFAPEMYTLTRAAHVRPSADASPSDMDILVNERSERENFGSNLVNSSLESNTDNESCYDSQDESLAMRLSSSSTTSTSSIVLRKRQPKITEFMKERKRLAQAPKKLSPAKRMRTSSPSSSATSSSSSSGGFGLGAHFGAMLKRPRHN